In the Halalkalicoccus sp. CGA53 genome, CGAGGATGAGAAGATCCGGCTGCAGTGCGAGTGCGCGTCCGATGGACGTCATCTTCGCCTGACCGCCGCTCAAATTCTCGACATTTTTGTCGCGGTGATCGTAGAGTTCGGAAAAAATGTCAAAGATCTCATGAACAATCTCGTCCTCGTTCTCGGTCAGTTCGGGTCGGTGCGACGCCCAGACGGGTATTCGGATATTCTGTTCGACAGACATTCCGGTGAATAATTTTCGATCTTCGGGCTGGTAGCCAATTCCCAGTCGCGGAATTTCGTCGGCGGTGAGATTGGTGAGTTCTACACCATCAAACTGGATTGAGCCGCTCAAGATCTCGATCTGGCCCATGATAGCCCGGAAAGTGGTGGACTTGCCTGCACCGTTTCGGCCAACCAGTCCAACGGATTCGTTCGC is a window encoding:
- a CDS encoding ABC transporter ATP-binding protein, with the translated sequence MTEDPVLHVRGLDAAIEGHQITHGLDLDVSANESVGLVGRNGAGKSTTFRAIMGQIEILSGSIQFDGVELTNLTADEIPRLGIGYQPEDRKLFTGMSVEQNIRIPVWASHRPELTENEDEIVHEIFDIFSELYDHRDKNVENLSGGQAKMTSIGRALALQPDLLILDEPFEGLAPIIVERLKENIAEIIKTNDISVLIAEANVRHIAEVTDRLVVIDRGEIIASGDPMEIAEDEDLLELMQG